From Prosthecobacter sp., the proteins below share one genomic window:
- a CDS encoding Rid family hydrolase, producing the protein MPPCLMGQQHHTVISMGKVKRLAIMVTPQGGGDFKDEAWEAVSTIRAILRQQDEPMAVTMQTVFVRDREDVATAELLFEACYGEKMPLTLFVVQPPCDGRGLAIEAWAVSTSTAKVEYHNEHLVTVSYDDMRWIYASGGSLHREGRTAYDQSLEAFESMKRALAEGGASFEDVVRVWLYQGCITEEVDGVERYRELNRARTDFFANIAFDHRPIPVGHNGHAIYPASTGIGTRCHGLITACMALQTERKDVALLPLENPLQTSAFEYPKEYSAKSPKFARAMAVRMGDHVTTWISGTASIVNAETVHIGDIEKQTEQTLTNIERLIDAQNFARLGWADAGATLDDLAKIHVYVKHAEDYEKCRAVCERRLGRIPAIYAQADVCRPDLLVEIEGVAFSHLRKPAHFPGGDL; encoded by the coding sequence GATGGGACAGCAGCACCACACGGTGATCAGCATGGGAAAGGTGAAGAGGCTGGCGATCATGGTGACACCGCAGGGCGGCGGTGATTTCAAAGACGAGGCCTGGGAGGCGGTGTCCACGATTCGCGCGATCCTGCGGCAGCAGGACGAGCCGATGGCCGTGACGATGCAGACCGTGTTTGTGCGCGACCGTGAGGATGTGGCGACTGCCGAGCTGCTGTTCGAGGCGTGCTACGGCGAGAAGATGCCGCTGACGCTGTTCGTGGTGCAGCCGCCGTGTGACGGACGCGGGCTGGCAATTGAGGCCTGGGCGGTGAGCACGAGCACGGCAAAGGTGGAGTATCACAACGAGCATCTCGTCACGGTGAGCTACGATGACATGCGCTGGATTTACGCGTCGGGCGGCTCTCTGCATCGGGAGGGGCGCACCGCCTACGACCAGTCGCTGGAGGCTTTTGAAAGCATGAAGCGGGCGTTGGCGGAGGGCGGAGCCTCTTTTGAGGACGTGGTGCGCGTGTGGCTTTACCAAGGCTGCATTACCGAGGAGGTGGATGGCGTGGAACGCTACCGGGAACTGAACCGTGCGCGGACGGACTTCTTCGCGAACATTGCCTTCGATCACCGGCCCATCCCGGTGGGGCACAATGGACACGCGATTTACCCGGCGAGCACGGGCATCGGCACACGCTGTCACGGCCTGATCACGGCCTGCATGGCTTTGCAAACCGAGCGAAAAGACGTGGCGTTGCTGCCCCTGGAGAATCCGCTGCAAACCTCAGCTTTTGAATATCCCAAAGAGTATTCCGCGAAGAGTCCGAAGTTTGCGCGGGCGATGGCAGTGCGCATGGGCGACCATGTGACGACATGGATCTCCGGCACGGCGAGCATCGTGAACGCAGAAACGGTTCACATCGGTGACATCGAGAAGCAGACCGAGCAAACCCTGACAAACATCGAACGGTTGATCGACGCGCAGAATTTCGCGCGGCTCGGCTGGGCGGACGCCGGTGCGACCTTGGACGATCTGGCGAAGATCCACGTCTATGTGAAGCACGCGGAGGACTATGAGAAGTGCCGCGCTGTGTGCGAGCGACGGCTCGGGCGCATCCCCGCGATCTACGCGCAGGCGGATGTGTGCAGGCCTGATTTGCTCGTCGAAATCGAGGGCGTGGCGTTTTCGCATCTCCGCAAACCAGCCCACTTTCCTGGAGGTGATTTATGA
- a CDS encoding DUF1553 domain-containing protein, which translates to MSLCRLIILLMPLAVSPAAHPVFEAGPVQVRAGAKLKSSERVDELVFSRQDELGIKRAHLCSDAVFVRRAFLAVIGTLPTEAEARGFVAAKEPDKRAKLIEILIQRPEFTDFWAMKWGDVLRVKAEFPIKLWPNAVQAYHRWIHTSVRENKPLHIFTRQLLLANGSNFREGEVNFYRAMQDRSPQGVAATVALSFMGERADKWPKKKLDAMAGFFSQVAYKSTAEWKEEIVYFDPTADKDGITKHAIFPDGTPAGIKAGLDDPRVVFCEWLLRPENPWFCRSMANRIWSWLMGRGIVHEPDDFRADNPPSNPALLFFLEKEFAASKCDMRHLFRVILNSQTFQLSSIPAQDTPEAAAQFAHYPMRRLEAEVLVDALNQITATKETYSSPIPEPFTFIPENVRGIALADGSITSTFLELFGRPPRDTGFESERNLSTSPAQRLHLLNSSHVLGKIKACPLVADADAGDHDLNKLADKIYLTLLSRTPTADEITALKAHMTSSYSSGRELAADIVWALINQPEFYFNH; encoded by the coding sequence ATGAGCCTCTGCCGTCTGATCATCTTGCTGATGCCGCTGGCAGTTTCGCCTGCGGCGCATCCCGTGTTTGAAGCTGGCCCGGTTCAAGTGCGTGCCGGAGCCAAATTGAAATCAAGCGAGCGCGTGGACGAGCTGGTCTTTAGTCGCCAGGACGAACTGGGCATCAAACGCGCCCATCTCTGCTCGGACGCGGTGTTTGTGCGCCGCGCCTTTCTGGCCGTGATCGGCACGCTGCCGACGGAGGCGGAAGCGCGGGGCTTTGTGGCGGCCAAGGAACCGGACAAACGTGCGAAACTCATCGAGATCCTCATCCAACGGCCTGAGTTCACGGATTTCTGGGCGATGAAGTGGGGTGATGTGCTGCGCGTGAAGGCGGAGTTTCCCATCAAGCTGTGGCCGAATGCGGTGCAGGCCTACCACCGCTGGATTCACACGAGCGTGCGTGAAAACAAGCCTCTGCACATCTTCACGCGGCAACTATTGCTCGCGAACGGCAGCAACTTCCGCGAGGGCGAGGTGAATTTTTACCGCGCCATGCAGGATCGCAGCCCGCAGGGCGTCGCAGCGACGGTGGCGCTGAGCTTCATGGGTGAGCGTGCCGACAAATGGCCGAAAAAGAAGCTGGACGCGATGGCAGGCTTCTTTTCACAAGTGGCCTACAAATCGACGGCAGAATGGAAGGAGGAGATCGTCTATTTCGACCCTACGGCAGACAAGGACGGCATCACGAAGCACGCCATATTCCCGGACGGCACGCCCGCCGGAATCAAGGCGGGCCTGGATGATCCACGGGTGGTTTTTTGCGAGTGGCTGCTGCGACCGGAGAACCCTTGGTTCTGCCGGAGTATGGCGAACCGCATCTGGTCGTGGCTGATGGGACGGGGCATCGTGCATGAGCCGGATGACTTCCGTGCGGACAATCCGCCATCGAATCCGGCACTGCTGTTTTTTTTGGAAAAGGAGTTCGCTGCCTCGAAGTGCGACATGCGGCATCTCTTCCGCGTCATCCTCAATTCGCAGACCTTCCAGCTTTCCTCGATTCCGGCGCAGGATACGCCGGAAGCTGCGGCGCAGTTTGCGCATTACCCCATGCGGAGGCTGGAGGCGGAGGTGCTCGTGGATGCGCTGAATCAGATCACCGCGACGAAGGAAACCTACAGCAGCCCGATCCCCGAGCCGTTTACGTTCATACCGGAGAACGTACGCGGCATCGCTCTCGCGGACGGCAGCATCACGAGCACGTTTTTGGAGCTGTTTGGCCGCCCGCCTCGCGACACCGGCTTTGAGTCAGAGCGCAATCTGAGCACGAGCCCCGCACAGCGGCTGCATCTGCTGAACTCCAGCCATGTGCTCGGTAAAATCAAAGCCTGCCCGCTGGTGGCGGATGCGGATGCCGGGGACCACGATCTGAACAAACTGGCCGACAAAATCTATCTCACGCTACTCTCACGCACGCCCACGGCGGATGAGATCACCGCGTTGAAGGCGCACATGACCT